A segment of the Synechococcus sp. CBW1002 genome:
CTCTGGCTGCGGCACCAGGCGGCCACCTGGGGATAGGCCCACTCGAACAGCAGCCGCTGGTAGCGCTCCGGCGCCACTCCTTCGCCTGCCGTGGGAACCGTTCCAGCGGCCTGGCGCTGGCGCAGGGCCTCGAACAGCAGGGTGGCCGTGGCCACCGACACGTTGAGCGACTGGACCATGCCACGCATCGGAATGATCACGGCCTGATCGATCTGGGCGGCGGCGGCGGTACTGAGGCCCCACTTCTCGGCGCCCAGCACGAACGCCGTGGGGCCGGTGAAATCACAGCGGCGGTAGTCGACGGCCTCCACACCAAGGTGGGTGCCATAGAGACGGAAGCCCCGCTGCTTGAGGCGGTGGATCGCCACGTTCACGTCTGTCTCCAGCTGCAGCGGCACCCATTTCTGGCTGCCCTGGGCGGTGCTGTTGAAGGTGGGCAGGCGACCCTGCAGGCAGACGGCGTGGGCCTCCAACACGCCCACCGCATCACAGCTGCGCAGGATCGCCGAGAGGTTGTGGGGCTTCTCCACCTGCTCGAGCAGCACCGTGAGATCACCCATGCGGCAATCGAGCACGGCCTTGAGGCGCTCGAAACGGCGGGGTAGCAGGGGCATGAAGGCGGGTGCCACAGCACGGCAGGCTGGGAGCATCCTCTACCGCGGGCCGCCGATGGCGGAAGCGACCTTCGATCAACGGGTCTGGTACGCCGTGGCCCAGATTCCGGCTGGGCGGCTGGCCACCTACGGCCAGATCGCCGAGCTGATCGGCGCCTACGGCTGTGCTCGTCAGGTGGGCTGGGCACTGCGTCGCCTGCCGCTGCCCACCCCCGTCCCCTGGCATCGGGTGGTGAACGCCCAGGGGCGCATCAGCATGAGCCCCAGCCGCGAAGGTTCGGACTGGATGCAACGGCAACTGCTGCTGGCCGAGGGGATCGCCGTGGATGCCG
Coding sequences within it:
- the trmH gene encoding tRNA (guanosine(18)-2'-O)-methyltransferase TrmH, whose protein sequence is MPLLPRRFERLKAVLDCRMGDLTVLLEQVEKPHNLSAILRSCDAVGVLEAHAVCLQGRLPTFNSTAQGSQKWVPLQLETDVNVAIHRLKQRGFRLYGTHLGVEAVDYRRCDFTGPTAFVLGAEKWGLSTAAAAQIDQAVIIPMRGMVQSLNVSVATATLLFEALRQRQAAGTVPTAGEGVAPERYQRLLFEWAYPQVAAWCRSQRRAYPALSEAGEIAEELPRTVRLRC
- a CDS encoding MGMT family protein, whose translation is MAEATFDQRVWYAVAQIPAGRLATYGQIAELIGAYGCARQVGWALRRLPLPTPVPWHRVVNAQGRISMSPSREGSDWMQRQLLLAEGIAVDAEGRLPLRRYLWKAPQPPLG